Proteins encoded within one genomic window of Marispirochaeta aestuarii:
- a CDS encoding GxxExxY protein, translating into MAHIAFKELSHQVLGAVFSVHNICGPGLLESAYHGALVIELKKRGIPFCTEKIYPLYYKGELAGAYIADLVVANSIILELKSVRQLTSAMEAQLIYYLRLSKVPVGYLINFRNSKVEWRRFVQTGDG; encoded by the coding sequence ATGGCACACATAGCTTTCAAGGAATTGTCTCATCAGGTGCTGGGAGCAGTCTTTTCGGTTCATAACATTTGTGGTCCCGGGCTTCTGGAATCTGCCTATCATGGGGCCCTGGTCATCGAACTTAAAAAACGGGGTATTCCCTTCTGTACAGAAAAAATCTATCCCCTCTACTACAAGGGCGAACTGGCAGGTGCCTACATCGCTGATCTTGTTGTTGCAAACAGCATCATACTGGAACTCAAATCAGTACGGCAGCTCACATCCGCCATGGAGGCACAGCTTATATATTACCTCCGTCTGTCCAAGGTTCCAGTTGGCTATCTTATCAACTTCCGCAACAGCAAAGTCGAGTGGCGCAGATTTGTGCAAACCGGGGACGGGTGA